A genomic segment from Microcoleus sp. FACHB-672 encodes:
- a CDS encoding PLP-dependent cysteine synthase family protein produces the protein MLQVLKNTPKSLLSSDITEAIGTVPIVRINRLSELCQDHEFYLKLESCNPGGSIKEKNAVYLIQHAERTGLLAPGGTIVESSSGNFGIGLAMFGAARGYRVIIVVDAKTPPPFRRMLAAYGAEMVDVPLSKADANGSMQVARMEKAQELAQSIPGAWYPCQHCNPENPTAHEQFTAREIEQAFGGAPDVIVIGVSTAGQLGGISRFFKQRYPQTRIVGVDVAGSAIFGTPSHPYKMTGLGLSFVPPNFDATVLDAAYSVTDRLAFSVCHALARREGLLLGASTGAIVAAALAYGTHYNRSQRMVLLNPDRGDRYLETVYNPQWLTQQGIEILSDSVLTATIRALQPVPATLLRQQQPA, from the coding sequence ATGCTCCAAGTGTTAAAAAACACTCCAAAATCGCTCCTGTCTAGCGATATCACGGAAGCGATTGGGACTGTCCCCATTGTTCGGATCAACCGCTTGAGCGAACTTTGTCAGGATCACGAATTTTATCTCAAATTGGAATCCTGCAACCCCGGTGGCAGTATTAAAGAGAAAAATGCCGTGTATCTGATTCAACACGCAGAACGTACAGGCTTGCTCGCCCCTGGTGGCACGATAGTTGAATCGAGTTCTGGTAACTTCGGCATTGGTCTGGCAATGTTTGGTGCAGCACGGGGCTATCGTGTGATTATTGTTGTCGATGCCAAAACTCCGCCTCCGTTTCGGCGAATGCTGGCTGCCTATGGGGCAGAAATGGTGGATGTGCCCCTGAGTAAGGCAGATGCCAATGGTTCGATGCAAGTTGCGAGAATGGAAAAAGCGCAAGAACTTGCCCAGAGCATTCCGGGGGCGTGGTATCCCTGCCAGCACTGCAATCCTGAAAACCCGACTGCCCATGAGCAATTCACTGCCCGCGAAATCGAACAAGCATTTGGCGGCGCACCGGATGTCATCGTTATCGGGGTCAGCACTGCTGGACAACTGGGGGGAATCAGCCGATTTTTCAAACAGCGCTATCCTCAAACCCGAATTGTCGGCGTAGATGTCGCAGGGTCAGCCATCTTCGGCACCCCCTCCCATCCCTACAAAATGACGGGATTGGGTTTGTCCTTTGTACCGCCCAACTTTGACGCGACAGTGTTGGATGCGGCTTATTCGGTAACTGATCGCCTTGCCTTCTCCGTTTGCCATGCTCTGGCGCGTCGAGAGGGGTTGCTGCTGGGGGCCTCCACCGGCGCAATCGTTGCCGCTGCCCTTGCCTATGGCACCCACTATAACCGTTCTCAGCGGATGGTATTGTTGAACCCGGATCGGGGAGATCGCTATCTCGAAACTGTTTACAATCCGCAATGGCTGACCCAGCAAGGGATTGAGATTTTGTCAGACTCAGTGCTTACTGCTACAATCCGTGCCCTCCAACCCGTCCCTGCAACCCTTCTGCGACAGCAACAACCCGCCTGA
- a CDS encoding FdhF/YdeP family oxidoreductase gives MLKKPEKGWTPAHWASWKPFGIGEQYPNNYWEVFRAIGENLDELPYALRILNQGVCDGCALGTTGMKDWTVDGIHVCNVRLRLLRLNTMPALDSKLLEDVSALKGKRSAELRDLGRLSYPMVRKKGEPGFRRVSWDEALDLVAEGIRAAKRVQDRDRMGFYLTSRGIPNETYYAAQKAVRAMGTNSIDNAARICHSPSTAGIKEALGVAATTCSYKDWIGTDLLVFIGSNVANNQPVTVKYLHWAKKAGTKIVVINSYREPGMERYWVPSIVESALFGTKFAERFFLVNVGGDIAFLNGTLKHLVANNWLDESFIQNFTVGFEELKAALDSQSWEELEKAAGASRDEMYAFAQMVGEAKKAVFVWSMGITQHECGEDNVKAIINLALTKGFVGREGCGLMPIRGHSGVQGGAEMGAYATAFPAGKPITPENASELSKIWGFEVPTTPGLIASEMIEAAHEGQLNVLFSVGGNFLEVMPDPDYVEEALNRVPMRVHMDIVLSSQMLLEPADTVVLLPTTTRYEIPGGVTSTSTERRIIFSPEIPGRRIGEARPEWEVMMEIARKVRPEIAEKLHFNPNFQMPAASDTTQDIREEIAKVVPFYDGIQHLKQAGDQFQYGGSHLCQDWNFSTSNGKAHFAALALPVKPELPPGMFRVTTRRGKQFNSMVQAKKDAITGALREAIFICKEDAENLGLKEGDAVVLNNNFGKFEGRIHTAPVLPGNLQVHWPEGNVLLDKNKRSPQAGIPDYNALVHLEKL, from the coding sequence GTGTTAAAAAAACCAGAAAAGGGCTGGACACCGGCACACTGGGCGAGTTGGAAGCCTTTTGGGATTGGTGAGCAATATCCGAATAACTATTGGGAAGTGTTTCGGGCAATTGGGGAAAATTTAGACGAACTGCCCTATGCGCTGCGAATCCTCAATCAGGGCGTTTGCGACGGTTGCGCCTTGGGGACAACCGGCATGAAAGATTGGACGGTTGATGGAATCCACGTTTGCAATGTTCGGCTGCGGTTGCTCAGGTTGAATACAATGCCGGCACTTGATAGCAAGCTGCTAGAAGATGTTTCTGCGTTAAAAGGCAAACGCAGTGCGGAATTGCGCGATTTAGGCCGGCTTTCTTATCCAATGGTACGCAAAAAAGGTGAGCCTGGGTTCCGCCGAGTTAGTTGGGATGAAGCATTAGATTTGGTTGCTGAGGGCATTCGCGCTGCCAAGAGGGTGCAAGATCGGGACAGGATGGGGTTTTATCTGACGAGTCGGGGCATTCCCAATGAGACTTATTATGCCGCTCAGAAAGCCGTGCGGGCGATGGGAACGAACTCGATTGATAATGCCGCCCGGATTTGTCATTCTCCCAGCACTGCCGGCATTAAGGAAGCATTAGGAGTCGCAGCCACAACTTGTTCTTATAAAGATTGGATCGGGACAGATTTACTGGTTTTCATCGGTTCTAATGTGGCGAATAACCAGCCGGTTACAGTTAAATATCTCCACTGGGCAAAGAAAGCCGGCACGAAAATTGTGGTGATTAATAGCTACCGCGAACCGGGAATGGAGCGGTATTGGGTGCCTTCTATTGTAGAAAGTGCGTTATTTGGCACGAAATTTGCTGAGCGATTTTTCTTAGTAAATGTCGGAGGAGATATTGCTTTTCTCAACGGCACACTAAAGCATTTGGTTGCGAATAATTGGCTGGATGAGTCATTTATTCAAAACTTTACTGTCGGCTTTGAGGAATTAAAAGCCGCACTTGATAGCCAATCTTGGGAAGAATTAGAGAAAGCTGCCGGTGCATCCCGCGATGAGATGTATGCGTTTGCTCAGATGGTAGGAGAAGCAAAGAAAGCTGTGTTTGTCTGGAGTATGGGAATTACCCAGCATGAGTGCGGCGAAGATAATGTGAAAGCGATTATCAATTTAGCGCTAACAAAAGGGTTTGTCGGACGGGAAGGGTGCGGATTGATGCCCATTCGCGGACATTCCGGGGTTCAAGGTGGAGCAGAAATGGGCGCTTATGCAACTGCTTTTCCTGCCGGCAAACCAATTACTCCTGAAAATGCCTCAGAATTAAGTAAAATTTGGGGTTTTGAAGTACCGACAACTCCGGGATTAATTGCTTCAGAAATGATTGAAGCTGCCCATGAAGGACAGTTAAATGTACTGTTTTCTGTTGGCGGAAATTTCTTGGAAGTCATGCCTGATCCCGATTATGTGGAGGAAGCTTTAAATCGGGTGCCGATGCGAGTACACATGGATATTGTACTTTCCAGCCAAATGCTATTAGAGCCGGCTGATACCGTTGTTTTATTACCGACAACCACACGTTATGAAATTCCCGGCGGTGTCACTTCAACGAGTACGGAACGCCGGATTATCTTTAGTCCAGAAATTCCCGGACGACGCATCGGTGAAGCACGTCCCGAATGGGAAGTTATGATGGAAATTGCCCGGAAAGTGCGCCCCGAAATTGCAGAAAAACTGCATTTTAACCCGAATTTTCAAATGCCGGCGGCTTCTGACACCACCCAAGACATCCGTGAAGAAATCGCCAAAGTTGTCCCCTTTTACGATGGCATTCAACATTTAAAGCAAGCCGGTGATCAGTTTCAGTATGGCGGTTCCCATCTCTGCCAAGATTGGAACTTTTCTACATCAAATGGAAAAGCTCATTTTGCCGCTTTAGCTTTGCCGGTTAAGCCTGAATTGCCCCCAGGAATGTTTCGCGTGACAACCCGACGCGGCAAGCAGTTTAACAGTATGGTTCAAGCAAAGAAAGATGCGATCACCGGCGCTTTGCGAGAAGCAATTTTTATCTGCAAAGAAGATGCGGAAAATTTAGGCTTAAAAGAGGGGGATGCGGTAGTTTTAAATAATAACTTTGGAAAATTTGAAGGAAGAATCCATACAGCGCCGGTTTTACCCGGAAATTTACAAGTGCATTGGCCAGAAGGTAACGTTTTGTTAGATAAAAACAAACGCTCACCCCAAGCCGGCATACCAGATTATAATGCTTTAGTGCATTTGGAAAAATTATAG
- a CDS encoding CAP domain-containing protein, protein MATLELVSQVVALVNIERSRVGLPPLTIDTQLNSAAQIHSTDMAVNDFFGQIGSNGSNAASRIRNAGYNFTTHAQNVEAGEETAEEVVASWFSSAEATNLFRADVTNIGIGYYFLEDDIGNFNQNHYWTAVVAKRSPEGVFIPGTEGVDIVEGGEGSNLIAGGTNNDSLYGNISDDVILGGAGNDFIDGDQGNDTLGGNPGNDTIFAGLGNDFVLGGQNNDILNGERGNDSLYGDLGDDTLFGNLDSDFLDGDSGNDRLEGDLGLDTLFGRAGNDALFGGVDLDYLDGGEGDDLLEGNEGADTLFGGIGNDRILAGIDSDVVVAGEGNDNVDGNTGIDTLFGNAGSDTLIGGTEDDLVFGGRDADFLGGGVGNDILNGNIGDDIVLVGAGNDLAFGGQDNDRVYGEFGDDTLNGDLGNDTIIGASNADLIYGGDGNDVIYGDFIDDSLVAGLSSDSVVGTEASDTLYGNAGDDILVGGSEGDLLYGGQNNDSLSGGGGNDTLFGNLGNDTLIGGDGSDTFGLQLGGVARINDLLRGNDYLFLSDGLTFEDLVFQQGSEANTSEIYAQFPAEDTLRGGTGPLVTGSDGKSARNVLIGVVVGVQAENFSSDNFITTFASDTLAGTSP, encoded by the coding sequence ATGGCTACCCTGGAGTTAGTAAGTCAAGTTGTCGCGCTTGTCAACATAGAACGCAGTCGGGTTGGGTTACCCCCGCTGACTATCGATACCCAGCTTAATAGTGCCGCGCAAATTCATAGCACTGATATGGCTGTGAATGACTTTTTCGGTCAAATCGGCTCGAATGGCTCGAATGCGGCGAGTCGGATTAGAAATGCCGGGTACAACTTTACAACTCATGCACAAAACGTAGAAGCCGGCGAGGAAACAGCAGAGGAAGTTGTCGCTTCTTGGTTCAGCAGTGCGGAAGCGACGAACCTTTTTAGGGCGGATGTTACAAATATCGGCATTGGTTATTACTTTCTTGAAGATGATATCGGCAACTTCAACCAAAATCATTACTGGACTGCGGTGGTTGCCAAACGTTCTCCCGAAGGAGTCTTCATTCCGGGAACTGAGGGTGTTGATATTGTCGAAGGGGGAGAAGGCAGCAACTTGATCGCCGGGGGTACCAATAATGATTCCCTCTATGGAAATATTAGCGATGATGTGATTTTGGGTGGCGCGGGGAATGACTTTATCGATGGCGATCAAGGCAATGATACCCTCGGCGGCAATCCTGGCAACGATACTATTTTCGCCGGTCTGGGCAATGACTTCGTCCTGGGCGGTCAAAACAATGATATTTTGAACGGCGAGCGAGGCAATGACTCACTCTACGGCGATTTGGGCGACGATACGCTGTTTGGCAATTTAGACAGCGACTTCCTCGACGGGGACAGCGGAAATGACCGTTTGGAAGGGGATTTGGGTTTAGATACGCTGTTTGGGCGAGCCGGCAATGATGCCCTCTTTGGCGGTGTGGATTTAGATTACCTAGATGGGGGCGAAGGCGACGATTTACTAGAGGGCAACGAAGGGGCGGATACCCTGTTTGGCGGAATCGGTAATGATCGGATATTGGCCGGCATTGATAGCGATGTTGTCGTTGCCGGTGAGGGCAATGATAATGTCGATGGTAACACCGGCATCGATACACTCTTTGGCAATGCTGGCAGTGATACCCTCATTGGTGGCACCGAGGACGACTTGGTGTTTGGTGGCAGAGATGCCGATTTTCTCGGCGGCGGCGTCGGCAATGATATTCTCAACGGTAATATCGGGGACGATATCGTTTTAGTCGGAGCCGGCAACGACCTTGCCTTTGGAGGTCAAGATAATGATCGGGTTTATGGCGAATTCGGCGACGATACCCTCAACGGTGATCTTGGAAACGATACCATCATCGGAGCCTCAAATGCTGACCTCATCTATGGGGGCGATGGCAACGATGTCATTTATGGCGATTTCATCGATGATAGTTTGGTTGCCGGTCTCAGCTCAGATTCCGTAGTCGGCACCGAAGCCTCTGATACACTTTATGGCAACGCCGGTGATGATATCCTGGTCGGCGGCTCCGAGGGCGATCTGCTTTACGGCGGCCAAAATAACGATAGCCTGTCGGGCGGTGGTGGTAATGACACGTTATTTGGCAACTTGGGCAATGATACCCTCATCGGCGGCGACGGTAGCGACACGTTTGGCCTACAGCTAGGGGGTGTTGCTCGAATCAACGATCTGCTTCGCGGAAATGATTATTTATTCTTGAGTGACGGGTTGACGTTTGAAGATCTCGTTTTCCAACAAGGATCAGAAGCCAACACCTCAGAAATTTACGCTCAGTTTCCCGCTGAAGATACACTCAGAGGCGGCACTGGCCCGCTTGTCACAGGCTCCGACGGGAAATCTGCCCGCAATGTGCTGATCGGGGTCGTTGTGGGTGTTCAAGCTGAAAACTTCTCCAGCGATAACTTCATCACGACTTTTGCGAGTGACACACTAGCCGGCACCAGTCCCTAG
- a CDS encoding phycobiliprotein lyase, which produces MDIIEFFQQSAGKWFSQRSNHYLANPHLEAGKTDLWIEILASSDPAVIELCEQYRIEPSTALLGLHVKWDGTVGADQRKQAGSTVLVPIANPQNPKTGQLLQKTANQDSPVTGRYILGNDDALTLITESPTMSVEERLWFESPNLRLRTSTVKRSDGFSLASFCSEIRMGVTQPAAKA; this is translated from the coding sequence ATGGATATTATCGAGTTTTTCCAACAGAGTGCTGGCAAATGGTTTTCCCAACGCAGCAACCACTATCTGGCGAATCCGCATTTAGAAGCCGGTAAGACAGACTTATGGATTGAAATTCTTGCTTCCAGCGATCCGGCAGTGATCGAACTTTGCGAACAGTATCGGATCGAGCCTTCCACCGCATTATTAGGTCTCCATGTCAAGTGGGATGGCACAGTGGGAGCCGATCAGCGCAAACAAGCCGGTTCAACGGTTTTAGTTCCCATCGCCAACCCACAGAACCCCAAAACCGGCCAACTCCTGCAAAAAACAGCAAACCAAGATTCGCCGGTAACGGGTCGTTATATCCTGGGCAACGACGATGCCCTGACACTGATTACCGAAAGCCCCACGATGTCTGTTGAGGAGCGCCTGTGGTTCGAGAGTCCAAACTTACGACTGCGTACCAGCACCGTTAAGCGCTCAGATGGCTTTAGCCTTGCCTCCTTCTGCTCTGAAATTCGCATGGGCGTAACTCAACCAGCAGCCAAGGCTTAG
- a CDS encoding DUF3474 domain-containing protein — MQANANTVITEATLTASSTRTAELPFTLQDLKAAIPASCFEPSIWKSLSYFFLDISIIAGLYVLAYRLDSWLFFPLFWLMQGTMFWSLFVVGHDCGHGSFSKLKWLNSLIGHLSHIPILVPYHGWRISHRTHHANTGNLDTDESWYPVSQTKYEQMAWYEKLLRFYLPLIAYPIYLVMRSPDRQGSHFLPNSPLFRPSEKWDVLTSSALWVLMVGLLGGLTYQFGWLFLVKYYLVPYLVFVIWLDLVTFLHHTESDIPWYRGDDWYFLKGALSTIDRDYGFINPIHHDIGTHVAHHIFLNIPHYHLKTATEAVKPVLGDYYRCSNEPIWKSFVRSYWACHFVPDQGSKVYYQSPKNPKLH; from the coding sequence GTGCAAGCAAACGCAAACACTGTGATCACAGAGGCAACGCTTACAGCCTCATCCACTCGTACCGCAGAGTTACCCTTTACCCTCCAAGATTTGAAGGCGGCAATACCGGCTTCCTGTTTTGAACCTTCTATTTGGAAGTCTCTGAGCTACTTCTTCCTGGATATTTCTATTATCGCTGGACTCTATGTGCTCGCCTATCGGCTAGATTCGTGGTTATTTTTCCCACTCTTCTGGTTGATGCAAGGAACCATGTTTTGGTCATTGTTTGTGGTGGGGCATGACTGTGGTCATGGTTCCTTTTCTAAATTGAAATGGCTAAATAGCCTAATTGGGCATCTTTCTCACATCCCCATCCTCGTCCCTTATCACGGTTGGCGCATCAGTCACAGAACCCATCACGCGAACACGGGTAACCTTGATACCGATGAAAGCTGGTATCCGGTGTCGCAGACGAAGTACGAGCAGATGGCGTGGTATGAAAAGCTATTACGCTTCTATCTACCCTTGATCGCTTATCCCATTTATCTGGTAATGCGCTCTCCGGATCGGCAGGGTTCCCACTTTCTGCCAAATAGTCCCCTGTTTCGTCCCTCAGAAAAATGGGATGTGTTAACCAGTTCTGCACTCTGGGTACTAATGGTTGGCCTTCTGGGTGGGTTAACCTATCAGTTTGGCTGGTTATTTCTGGTGAAATACTATCTGGTTCCTTATCTAGTGTTTGTGATTTGGTTGGATTTAGTAACCTTCCTGCATCACACAGAATCAGATATTCCCTGGTATCGCGGGGATGATTGGTACTTCCTGAAAGGGGCTTTGTCTACCATTGATCGTGACTACGGCTTTATCAATCCGATCCATCACGATATTGGCACCCATGTAGCCCATCATATTTTCTTGAACATCCCACACTATCACTTAAAAACTGCAACCGAGGCAGTTAAGCCGGTGTTGGGCGACTATTATCGTTGCTCAAATGAGCCGATTTGGAAGAGCTTTGTTCGCTCTTACTGGGCTTGTCATTTTGTCCCGGATCAGGGTTCTAAGGTTTACTATCAATCACCGAAGAATCCGAAATTGCATTGA
- a CDS encoding ShlB/FhaC/HecB family hemolysin secretion/activation protein — MHWRLSLGMFWCGVSIPGAVVIAGIFTSGATAAEPASAWYENPMAQTQTLPAPPVNPQPEPNRDRIPQTQPEPQAPQPEEQEPVLPTPPTPAPSQETPPGETEQKISVQKIEVTGSTLFSEAEIKAITAPVEGSTVTLEELRRVADGITQLYLDRGYITSRAVLADQTIENGIVQIVVIEGSLEQIEVEGTRRLNPEYIRSRLRLGAGTPLSTAALENQLRLLRIDPLFENIEASLRAGEEIGQSILTVRVTEANPLASNFGIDNYSPPSVGSERAGASVLYRNLTGIGDEVFASYYQSFGDSNVYELSYRVPVNAMNGTVQVRVAPNNNAIVQEPFKAFGIEGESELYELSYRQPLLRSPSQEFALSLGFAYQESQTFLAGEPTPFGSGPDEKGLSRTSIIKFGQDYVRRDTVGAWALRSQFNFGTGLLDATINEDPVPDGRFISWTGQVQRVQRLGNDNLLIVQADLQLAPDSLLPSQQFVIGGGLSLRGYRQNARSGDSGFRFSIEDRIALQRDSASGAAIVQIAPFVDLGMVRNSGGNPNLLPEQRFLAGAGLGVLWELLPGLNIRIDYAIPLVKIDDKGNNAQDEGFYFSVNYSP; from the coding sequence ATGCACTGGCGTTTAAGCCTTGGAATGTTTTGGTGTGGGGTTTCAATTCCAGGTGCCGTGGTGATTGCTGGCATCTTTACAAGTGGTGCAACTGCCGCAGAACCGGCAAGTGCCTGGTACGAAAATCCGATGGCTCAAACGCAAACGCTACCGGCCCCCCCGGTGAACCCGCAACCCGAGCCGAACCGCGATCGCATCCCACAAACTCAACCAGAACCGCAGGCACCGCAACCAGAAGAACAAGAGCCGGTTTTGCCAACCCCACCCACGCCGGCACCGTCTCAAGAAACCCCGCCGGGAGAAACCGAGCAGAAAATTTCAGTTCAGAAAATCGAAGTAACCGGCAGCACCCTCTTTAGTGAAGCGGAAATTAAAGCCATCACAGCGCCGGTTGAAGGCAGCACAGTAACGCTTGAAGAATTGAGAAGAGTTGCTGATGGCATTACCCAATTATATCTTGATAGAGGCTACATCACCTCCAGAGCCGTTTTAGCAGACCAAACGATTGAAAACGGCATCGTGCAAATTGTGGTAATTGAAGGCAGTTTAGAACAAATTGAAGTCGAAGGAACACGCCGTTTAAATCCAGAGTATATCCGCAGCCGGTTGCGATTGGGAGCCGGCACACCCCTTTCCACCGCCGCCTTGGAAAATCAGTTACGCTTGTTGCGGATAGACCCATTATTTGAAAATATCGAAGCCAGTCTGAGGGCAGGGGAGGAAATCGGTCAGAGTATTCTCACAGTGCGCGTGACTGAGGCAAATCCCTTGGCTAGTAACTTTGGAATCGACAATTATTCCCCACCCAGTGTTGGTTCAGAACGAGCCGGCGCAAGCGTACTTTATCGCAACCTCACCGGCATAGGAGACGAAGTTTTTGCCTCTTACTATCAGTCTTTCGGGGATTCTAATGTTTATGAATTAAGCTATCGTGTGCCGGTTAATGCCATGAATGGCACGGTACAAGTTAGGGTTGCACCTAACAATAATGCAATTGTTCAAGAACCCTTTAAAGCATTTGGTATTGAGGGAGAATCTGAGCTGTATGAACTGAGCTACCGGCAGCCACTCCTGCGCTCACCGAGTCAAGAATTTGCCTTGTCTTTAGGGTTTGCTTATCAGGAAAGCCAAACCTTTCTTGCCGGCGAACCAACACCTTTTGGATCTGGGCCAGATGAAAAGGGCCTCAGCCGCACCAGCATCATTAAATTCGGTCAAGATTATGTGCGTCGCGATACAGTGGGCGCTTGGGCATTGCGTTCACAATTTAACTTTGGCACCGGCTTACTAGACGCCACAATTAATGAAGACCCCGTTCCCGATGGTCGGTTCATCAGTTGGACTGGACAGGTACAGCGCGTGCAGCGTCTCGGCAATGATAACTTACTAATTGTGCAAGCCGACTTACAGCTCGCTCCTGATAGTTTATTGCCCTCACAGCAGTTTGTGATTGGTGGAGGTTTATCCTTGCGAGGCTACCGGCAAAACGCCCGATCAGGTGATAGTGGCTTCAGATTTTCCATTGAAGATCGGATTGCGCTGCAACGAGATTCTGCTAGCGGTGCGGCTATCGTGCAAATTGCACCTTTTGTTGATTTGGGTATGGTGCGAAATAGTGGAGGAAATCCTAACTTATTACCGGAGCAAAGGTTTTTAGCCGGGGCCGGTTTAGGCGTTTTGTGGGAATTGCTGCCTGGATTAAACATCCGGATAGATTATGCGATTCCCCTGGTTAAAATAGACGACAAAGGCAATAACGCCCAAGATGAAGGATTTTATTTTAGTGTGAATTATTCGCCCTGA